One window of the Lytechinus pictus isolate F3 Inbred chromosome 5, Lp3.0, whole genome shotgun sequence genome contains the following:
- the LOC129261756 gene encoding 5-hydroxytryptamine receptor 2A-like, producing MATAKLLNATAMMMTTDVYYEGINVTLYDDASEVDDRGEGHLYSDDDTLFAMVILYFKIVINIVGMVGNVVVILLITLCRDLHTAANYHFLNMAVADFILLLENIVRRIGNLMDVDVLQSWNCVPVFLHTVVVQTSSLTLAAVSIDRYKLIVRPLKNLHERSALSVTLSLVAVWIVSFVLHIPIAVFTVQTASYCKTVLPWVHGKLVFGVYSNVVLFYLPTSIVLFCNLCILAKIRRKMPGLRFRLPASKPMETSTTSNECVDENSSKDATNYPSATQSSPQSKTRQVSRRGRSARIVMTVMFAYIAFNLPFYGFYTVALIPGAMSWNVYLNGHLYLAVLLLINSAVNPFIYALMGSKYRKHFRQVVRYLCCSFKICTPSPVSEVHND from the exons ATGGCGACAGCAAAACTCCTCAACGCAACAGCAATGATGATGACCACCGATGTCTATTACGAAGGCATAAACGTTACTCTTTACGACGACGCTTCTGAGGTCGATGATCGTGGAGAGGGTCATCtttatagtgatgatgatactCTCTTCGCCATGGTCATCCTCTACTTCAAAATTGTCATCAACATCGTGGGCATGGTCGGCAACGTCGTGGTCATTCTATTGATCACGCTATGCCGCGATCTCCACACCGCGGCCAACTACCACTTCCTTAATATGGCTGTGGCGGACTTCATTCTCCTCCTCGAGAACATTGTGAGGAGGATCGGCAACCTCATGGACGTCGATGTCCTACAGTCATGGAACTGCGTTCCAGTCTTTCTTCATACG GTGGTTGTTCAGACGTCGTCGTTGACCTTAGCCGCCGTATCCATTGATCGCTATAAGCTCATCGTCAGACCACTCAAGAACTTACATGAAAGATCAGCGCTTAGTGTCACCCTTTCGCTTGTTGCAGTATGGATTG TTTCGTTCGTTCTCCACATCCCGATTGCAGTCTTCACGGTCCAGACTGCTAGTTACTGCAAGACAGTATTGCCATGGGTCCATGGAAAACTGGTCTTTGGTGTCTACAGCAACGTCGTCCTTTTCTACTTGCCCACGAGCATCGTTCTCTTCTGCAATCTGTGTATCTTAGCCAAGATCCGGCGAAAAATGCCCGGCTTAAGATTCCGTCTTCCCGCCTCGAAACCAATGGAAACATCCACCACCAGCAACGAGTGCGTTGACGAAAACTCATCGAAGGACGCAACCAATTATCCTTCCGCCACCCAATCGTCCCCTCAATCGAAAACGAGGCAAGTTAGCCGCAGAGGACGCAGTGCGCGCATCGTCATGACAGTGATGTTCGCGTACATCGCATTCAACCTCCCGTTTTACGGCTTCTACACCGTTGCTCTCATTCCCGGTGCCATGTCTTGGAATGTTTATTTAAATGGTCACTTGTATTTGGCTGTGCTATTGCTAATCAATAGCGCCGTCAATCCATTCATCTATGCCTTGATGGGTTCCAAATATCGAAAGCATTTTCGACAGGTTGTGCGATATCTTTGCTGCTCATTTAAGATCTGCACCCCTTCTCCAGTCTCTGAAGTTCATAACGACTAA